One window of the Chryseotalea sp. WA131a genome contains the following:
- a CDS encoding cytochrome c oxidase subunit 3 has product MAHATTTAPGQDVWNGGVSPMNASYGKLMMWFFLLSDAFTFSGLLITYGLVRSAHNAYAGLPEAFTFSKEYWPIPEKVFEAVPFLHGMELPLVFVGIMTFILIMSSVTMVLAVEAGHRMDQKAVEKWMLWTIVGGVTFLSCQAWEWTHFIVGTGTPTLVKDFVDGQWVTKEVFGANLHANQYGPQPFADFFFFITGFHGFHVFSGVLLNFLIYYNTVTGVYQRRGHYEMVEKVGLYWHFVDLVWVFVFTFFYLV; this is encoded by the coding sequence ATGGCACACGCAACTACTACAGCACCCGGTCAAGATGTTTGGAATGGAGGGGTATCTCCCATGAATGCCAGCTATGGCAAACTCATGATGTGGTTTTTCTTGCTTTCGGATGCATTTACATTTTCCGGCTTGCTGATTACGTATGGTTTGGTTCGTTCTGCCCATAATGCCTACGCGGGGCTGCCAGAAGCGTTTACTTTTTCAAAGGAATATTGGCCGATACCTGAAAAGGTATTTGAAGCAGTGCCTTTCCTACACGGGATGGAATTGCCGTTGGTGTTTGTCGGTATCATGACCTTCATTTTGATTATGAGCAGTGTAACCATGGTACTGGCTGTGGAGGCGGGTCACCGAATGGATCAAAAAGCTGTAGAGAAATGGATGTTGTGGACGATTGTGGGAGGCGTTACTTTTTTGAGTTGCCAAGCTTGGGAATGGACACACTTTATTGTAGGAACAGGAACTCCCACATTAGTAAAGGATTTTGTGGACGGTCAGTGGGTTACAAAAGAAGTCTTTGGTGCAAATCTTCACGCAAATCAATATGGCCCGCAACCTTTTGCTGATTTCTTTTTCTTTATTACAGGCTTCCATGGTTTCCACGTATTTAGTGGTGTTCTTTTGAACTTCTTAATCTATTATAACACGGTTACGGGGGTTTACCAGCGCAGAGGTCATTATGAAATGGTAGAAAAAGTTGGTTTGTACTGGCACTTTGTAGATTTGGTTTGGGTGTTTGTGTTCACATTCTTCTACTTGGTATAA
- a CDS encoding clan AA aspartic protease — MYKTMGLIHANIELINGEDLILAKRHVIGEEEVKRMNVDMLVDTGSVYMCINENIQEQLKLPVVERRKGQLANGSIVEYDVVGPIEVKFKNRRCSVDAMVLPGENEPLLGAIPMEDMDVLIHPYKQELVVNPDHPYYAQMKLK; from the coding sequence ATGTATAAAACCATGGGGCTGATTCATGCAAATATTGAATTGATTAATGGTGAAGACCTCATTTTAGCTAAAAGACATGTCATTGGCGAAGAAGAGGTGAAGAGGATGAATGTTGATATGCTGGTGGATACGGGGAGTGTTTATATGTGTATTAATGAGAATATTCAAGAACAGCTTAAACTGCCCGTTGTTGAAAGAAGAAAAGGCCAGTTAGCGAATGGAAGTATAGTTGAGTATGATGTGGTGGGGCCTATAGAGGTTAAATTTAAGAATAGAAGATGTTCTGTAGATGCCATGGTTTTGCCTGGTGAGAATGAGCCCTTACTCGGTGCGATACCTATGGAAGACATGGATGTGTTGATACACCCCTATAAGCAAGAGTTGGTGGTAAACCCTGACCACCCATATTACGCACAAATGAAATTAAAATAA
- a CDS encoding cytochrome C oxidase subunit IV family protein: protein MAHHSHEPEVTVLPPDREKIKKLWTVAAILGVLTAVEFLIAFTLPHGVLKTSIFVAMTIVKAAYIVGEFMHLRYEVKVLFWSILIPIVFIVWMLVAFVYEGMKISDINFIGG, encoded by the coding sequence ATGGCACATCATTCACATGAACCCGAAGTAACTGTACTCCCTCCAGATCGTGAGAAAATAAAAAAACTGTGGACGGTGGCCGCTATTTTAGGTGTGCTTACTGCAGTTGAGTTCTTAATAGCATTTACACTACCACACGGTGTGTTAAAAACTTCAATATTTGTAGCCATGACAATCGTAAAGGCAGCTTACATTGTGGGCGAGTTCATGCACTTGCGCTATGAGGTAAAGGTGTTGTTCTGGTCCATTTTGATTCCGATTGTTTTTATTGTTTGGATGCTCGTAGCCTTTGTTTACGAAGGCATGAAAATTTCAGATATTAATTTTATTGGTGGCTAA
- a CDS encoding DUF983 domain-containing protein: MRKNSAAAIWQCKCPKCREGDMFTHPAISFRFAEMFSVCPNCGVSLMPEPGFYFGALYVSYAFTVALMVGTWLFLYLFFNPPDWVFGVGLVLSCILFIPFSFRYSRVLFLYWFGGEAYRV; this comes from the coding sequence ATGAGAAAAAATTCAGCAGCAGCGATTTGGCAATGTAAGTGCCCCAAATGCCGAGAGGGTGATATGTTTACGCATCCTGCCATTTCTTTTCGGTTTGCTGAAATGTTTTCAGTATGCCCTAATTGCGGAGTTAGTCTTATGCCCGAGCCAGGTTTTTATTTTGGCGCCCTGTATGTTAGCTATGCTTTCACGGTTGCCTTGATGGTTGGCACTTGGTTGTTTTTATATTTGTTTTTTAATCCACCCGATTGGGTATTCGGGGTGGGGTTGGTACTCTCGTGCATTTTGTTTATCCCTTTCAGTTTTCGGTATTCCCGCGTGTTGTTTTTATACTGGTTTGGGGGAGAGGCGTATCGGGTTTGA
- a CDS encoding DUF420 domain-containing protein yields MEKVDTKDPYQKLIIALSVAIPLVVAALFRVKIPGYDFSFLPPIYATINGITAILLVMAVVAIKSKKKSIHEYLMKVCIALSTCFLVMYVIYHMFSASTAFGGEGLIKILYYVILISHILLSIGVVPFVLLTFSRALAGNYERHKALAKFTFPLWLYVAVTGVVVYFMISPYYK; encoded by the coding sequence ATGGAGAAAGTAGATACGAAAGACCCTTACCAAAAGTTAATCATCGCATTGTCCGTTGCTATTCCATTGGTGGTAGCTGCCTTGTTTCGGGTAAAAATACCGGGTTATGATTTTTCTTTTTTGCCGCCCATTTATGCTACCATTAATGGAATTACGGCAATTCTGCTGGTGATGGCGGTTGTTGCCATCAAAAGTAAAAAGAAAAGCATTCATGAATATCTTATGAAAGTGTGCATCGCTTTATCTACCTGTTTTTTGGTGATGTACGTAATCTACCATATGTTCAGTGCCTCTACTGCTTTTGGTGGTGAAGGGCTTATTAAAATCTTATATTACGTGATATTGATTTCGCACATTCTTTTATCCATTGGGGTAGTGCCTTTTGTTTTGCTTACGTTTTCGAGAGCCTTAGCTGGCAACTATGAAAGACACAAGGCATTGGCTAAATTTACGTTTCCGTTGTGGTTGTATGTCGCTGTTACAGGCGTGGTGGTTTATTTCATGATTAGTCCTTATTATAAATAG
- a CDS encoding COX15/CtaA family protein, translated as MGLVSTRGFYKLCLTTLVAVYFLIAVGGIVRATGSGMGCPDWPKCFGSYIPPTSVDQLPADYKQAYSDYRAKKNVKFTKYLRWIGMNATADKIMTDQSILVEADFNATKTWIEYLNRLVGVVIGLLIVALFYRSLKFRKTKSVIFWLSLATLLVVIVQGWFGSIVVSTNLTNWTITIHMFIAMLIVGFLVYLVKASNGKAPVQVTEKGIRGFLVLCMGLLLLQIYFGTQVREAIDQLVSLPRSSWMAGLGMEFIVHRSFSWIVLICNGILIWKLMKSTELKALSRAVILLILASFFTGVVMAYFSVPAAFQPIHLLLATVTFGVQLYLFFSITKAKQLVLDQ; from the coding sequence ATGGGGTTGGTGTCAACAAGGGGTTTTTATAAACTCTGTCTTACAACGTTAGTCGCTGTTTATTTTTTGATAGCCGTGGGCGGCATAGTACGCGCCACTGGCTCGGGCATGGGCTGCCCCGATTGGCCAAAGTGTTTTGGAAGCTACATTCCACCCACTTCGGTCGATCAACTTCCTGCTGATTACAAACAAGCGTATTCTGACTATCGCGCTAAGAAAAACGTAAAGTTTACCAAGTACTTGCGATGGATTGGCATGAATGCTACGGCCGACAAAATCATGACCGATCAATCGATTTTGGTGGAAGCAGATTTTAATGCGACCAAAACGTGGATCGAGTACCTCAACCGATTGGTAGGGGTTGTTATTGGTTTATTGATTGTTGCCCTGTTTTATCGGTCATTGAAGTTTAGAAAAACCAAATCTGTCATTTTTTGGTTGTCCCTGGCAACCCTGCTGGTGGTTATCGTGCAAGGCTGGTTTGGTTCAATTGTAGTCTCTACCAACCTCACCAACTGGACCATTACCATCCACATGTTTATTGCCATGCTGATTGTTGGCTTCTTGGTGTATTTGGTAAAAGCCAGCAACGGTAAAGCCCCTGTTCAGGTAACAGAAAAAGGCATCCGTGGCTTTTTGGTTTTATGCATGGGTTTGTTATTGCTACAGATTTATTTTGGTACACAAGTACGCGAAGCAATTGATCAACTCGTTTCGCTGCCCAGAAGCTCTTGGATGGCGGGCCTGGGAATGGAGTTTATTGTGCACCGATCGTTTTCGTGGATTGTTTTGATTTGCAATGGTATTTTGATTTGGAAACTAATGAAAAGTACTGAATTAAAAGCTTTATCGAGAGCTGTAATACTGCTAATTTTGGCCTCATTTTTCACGGGAGTGGTAATGGCTTACTTTTCAGTTCCGGCAGCGTTTCAACCGATTCATTTGTTGCTGGCCACTGTTACGTTTGGGGTGCAACTGTATTTGTTTTTCTCCATAACCAAAGCCAAGCAACTCGTGTTAGATCAATAG
- a CDS encoding RDD family protein, which yields MEKNKFIFRFGSAFIDQVSIALCAILVNVPGLFLEIHKDVPSTPGEYQSFVVYQIIVLYTIIVNKDIYLGRSLGKRITSLQVISNKTGTLANPIQCVIRNLFLFFWPLEVLILFFSPERRFGDIVAGTKVVEFIPNYNESPKINLIQTLAAILLAGIFSYFLFTYISSLGIFD from the coding sequence ATGGAGAAAAATAAATTCATCTTCAGGTTCGGGTCTGCATTCATTGATCAAGTATCAATTGCATTATGTGCCATATTGGTCAACGTCCCAGGCCTTTTCTTGGAAATTCATAAGGATGTTCCCTCAACGCCTGGAGAATATCAGTCTTTTGTGGTCTATCAAATTATTGTGCTTTACACGATTATAGTTAATAAGGATATATATCTTGGGCGCAGCCTTGGAAAACGCATCACTAGCCTTCAAGTTATATCGAACAAAACGGGTACCCTGGCGAATCCAATACAATGTGTAATCAGGAACTTATTTTTATTTTTTTGGCCGTTAGAGGTGCTGATATTGTTTTTTTCACCTGAACGCAGGTTTGGCGATATTGTGGCGGGTACAAAAGTTGTTGAATTTATCCCTAACTACAATGAATCACCGAAAATAAACCTCATCCAAACCTTAGCGGCAATTTTACTGGCAGGAATTTTCTCGTATTTCTTGTTCACTTATATTTCAAGCCTTGGTATTTTTGACTAA
- the cyoE gene encoding heme o synthase: MQETASISLQPSKTKAYYDLLKPRLSFLVAFSCAFGYALATKGSVNWPTMLMLTLGGFLLSGASVCINQIIEKDLDAIMTRTMYRPIPTAKVSVQEASVFAALCAITSIIILWIYTNPLTVILSIVSMVLYSFVYTPLKRVGPIAVFVGAIPGALPPLLGWVAATGSISHEAMIIFGIQFIWQFPHFWAIAWVADDDYKKAGFKLLPSGGGKDLNTAIQIMIYTMFLIPLGLLPATFGITGLNSGIVATVCGVAFFAQTFSLMKTGSTQSAKRIMFGSFLYLPIVQIAYLLDKV; encoded by the coding sequence ATGCAAGAAACAGCGTCCATTTCCCTTCAGCCATCCAAAACAAAGGCCTATTACGATTTGTTAAAACCTCGCCTTTCCTTTTTGGTGGCATTTTCGTGTGCCTTTGGCTATGCTTTGGCCACCAAGGGAAGTGTGAATTGGCCAACTATGTTGATGTTGACTCTTGGCGGATTTTTATTGTCGGGGGCTTCCGTTTGCATCAACCAGATTATCGAAAAAGACCTGGATGCCATCATGACGCGCACGATGTACCGACCAATACCCACCGCTAAAGTTTCGGTGCAAGAGGCAAGTGTGTTTGCGGCACTTTGTGCTATTACTAGCATCATCATTTTATGGATTTATACCAACCCTCTTACGGTAATCCTTTCTATCGTTTCGATGGTGTTGTACAGTTTTGTATATACACCTTTAAAGCGTGTAGGGCCGATTGCTGTTTTTGTAGGGGCTATACCGGGTGCATTGCCGCCCTTGTTAGGTTGGGTGGCGGCCACGGGCTCTATCTCGCACGAGGCTATGATTATTTTTGGGATTCAGTTTATATGGCAGTTCCCTCACTTTTGGGCCATCGCTTGGGTAGCCGATGACGATTACAAAAAGGCAGGGTTTAAACTATTGCCATCAGGTGGAGGGAAGGATTTGAACACGGCTATTCAGATCATGATTTACACGATGTTTTTGATTCCCTTGGGATTGCTTCCGGCTACTTTTGGCATTACAGGATTAAACTCGGGTATTGTGGCTACGGTGTGTGGCGTAGCATTTTTCGCACAGACATTTTCATTGATGAAAACAGGCAGCACGCAATCGGCCAAGCGGATTATGTTTGGGTCGTTTTTATATTTGCCTATTGTGCAGATAGCGTATTTGTTGGATAAAGTTTAA
- a CDS encoding transposase encodes MSRKYKIRNLDKLYFVTFTVIHWLDVFIRREYKDIFLDSLRYCQKNKGLEVCAYCIMSSHVHMIIGRNGEESLEGIIRDIKKFTSVKIIEAIKANPQESRKEWLVWLFERAGKKNSNNTRYQFWQQHNHPIELSTNEIIEQKLEYIHQNPVEAGIVLQPEDYLYSSAINYAGMPEKLIEVILI; translated from the coding sequence GTGAGCCGCAAGTACAAAATTCGTAACCTAGACAAACTTTATTTCGTCACCTTCACCGTGATCCATTGGTTGGATGTTTTCATCAGGCGTGAGTACAAAGATATTTTCTTGGACAGCTTGCGTTATTGCCAAAAGAACAAGGGATTAGAGGTCTGTGCCTATTGCATCATGAGCAGTCATGTCCACATGATCATCGGCCGGAACGGTGAAGAGAGCCTGGAGGGCATCATCAGAGACATCAAGAAATTTACATCAGTGAAAATAATCGAGGCCATCAAAGCCAACCCGCAAGAGAGCAGAAAGGAGTGGCTGGTTTGGCTGTTTGAGCGGGCAGGCAAAAAGAACAGCAACAACACGCGGTATCAATTTTGGCAACAGCACAACCACCCGATTGAATTGAGTACGAACGAAATCATCGAACAAAAATTGGAATATATACATCAAAATCCAGTAGAAGCAGGCATAGTTTTGCAGCCAGAAGATTATCTTTACAGCAGCGCGATCAACTATGCAGGCATGCCCGAAAAATTGATAGAGGTGATATTGATTTAA
- a CDS encoding IS4 family transposase, with protein MSNDNFKSRSKDGSKGAFTRVRKLPFEHLIVSMLTMGNSSLQREMDKFIREAHGREFNIRGITKSAFSQSRKQLKPEAFLELNELVCNEFYEGAPYLGYNNHRVLGLDGSRLLLPNSEDIAQGFGTVGYGPNADVQRSLATVSFLYDVGNYLTLDAQVAAQGGSEKSLLYKHLEKVKAGDLLLMDRGYPSKALLGILAGKGIEFCVRMKEDWWLQVNSFAQSNAVDSEVVFEPSDKDRKEYGAQYPEMKQKVKCRLVKVLLDNGLTEILCTSLLDTQKYPLADFKEVYHLRWGIEEGFKMFKSRVNIEAFTGKSAVSVKQDIYAKAMMMSLCAAFAFPIEQKVKAEYAANKDLKHPQKINRTTAYANTKAVAISMFLKSKIKQAIAAFDDIVYNTREIVRPNRKNPRNHRPKQQHYMNYKHI; from the coding sequence ATATCAAATGACAATTTTAAAAGCCGTTCAAAAGACGGTTCGAAGGGGGCATTTACAAGGGTCCGGAAACTTCCCTTTGAGCATTTGATAGTGAGCATGTTAACGATGGGCAACTCCTCGCTCCAACGTGAGATGGACAAGTTTATACGTGAGGCCCACGGAAGGGAATTCAATATCCGTGGCATCACCAAAAGTGCTTTTAGCCAAAGCCGCAAGCAATTAAAGCCGGAAGCATTTTTAGAGCTCAATGAGTTGGTTTGCAACGAATTTTATGAAGGTGCCCCTTACCTTGGATATAACAACCACCGTGTGCTTGGCCTGGATGGAAGCCGTCTTTTATTGCCCAACAGTGAAGACATTGCCCAGGGGTTTGGTACAGTGGGCTATGGCCCCAATGCCGATGTACAGCGAAGCTTGGCAACGGTATCTTTTCTCTACGATGTGGGCAATTACCTTACCCTTGATGCGCAAGTGGCAGCCCAGGGGGGCAGTGAAAAATCGTTATTGTACAAGCATTTAGAAAAAGTAAAGGCAGGCGACCTGTTGCTCATGGACAGGGGTTATCCAAGCAAAGCGTTGTTGGGTATCCTGGCCGGCAAGGGGATCGAATTTTGTGTGCGCATGAAAGAGGACTGGTGGTTACAGGTCAACAGCTTTGCGCAAAGCAACGCAGTGGATAGTGAAGTTGTGTTTGAACCCTCTGACAAAGACAGAAAAGAATACGGGGCCCAGTACCCAGAAATGAAACAAAAAGTGAAATGCAGGTTAGTAAAAGTCTTGCTCGACAATGGCCTTACCGAAATCCTGTGTACCTCTTTGTTGGACACACAGAAATATCCGCTTGCAGACTTTAAAGAAGTCTATCACTTGCGTTGGGGCATAGAGGAGGGCTTTAAAATGTTCAAATCAAGGGTCAACATCGAAGCCTTCACAGGAAAATCCGCAGTGTCGGTCAAGCAGGACATTTATGCCAAGGCCATGATGATGAGCCTGTGCGCAGCCTTCGCCTTCCCCATCGAGCAAAAGGTAAAAGCAGAATATGCGGCCAACAAAGACTTGAAACATCCCCAGAAAATAAACAGGACAACCGCTTATGCCAATACCAAAGCAGTGGCCATAAGCATGTTCTTAAAAAGCAAGATAAAACAGGCCATTGCCGCCTTTGATGATATTGTATATAACACAAGGGAAATAGTAAGGCCCAACAGAAAAAACCCACGCAACCACAGGCCCAAGCAACAACACTATATGAACTACAAACACATCTAG
- a CDS encoding cytochrome c oxidase subunit 3: MNEAVDFKIVEEPKKPISMHPKKFGLWLFMASVFILFMAFTSAYIVRRAEGNWQLFELPKQFLLSTVVIVLSSVTMQMTYWNAKKGLAQAVKSMVLITTILGLAFLILQWLGWKDMVGHSVYLVGNPSGSFLYIITGLHGAHIISAIVFLLIVLNKAFRNKFNLNQIEMCTTYWHFLGVLWLYLFVFLTLLR, translated from the coding sequence ATGAACGAGGCAGTTGATTTTAAAATTGTAGAAGAACCGAAGAAGCCCATTTCCATGCACCCCAAAAAGTTTGGACTCTGGCTGTTTATGGCGAGTGTATTTATTTTGTTTATGGCTTTTACCTCTGCCTACATAGTGCGCAGGGCAGAAGGCAACTGGCAATTGTTTGAGCTGCCGAAACAGTTTTTGCTGTCCACGGTGGTCATTGTGTTGAGTAGTGTGACCATGCAAATGACCTATTGGAATGCCAAGAAAGGCTTGGCTCAGGCCGTGAAATCGATGGTGTTGATTACCACGATTTTAGGACTTGCTTTTTTGATACTACAATGGTTGGGCTGGAAAGACATGGTTGGTCATAGCGTTTACTTGGTTGGCAACCCTTCCGGTTCGTTCTTATATATCATTACAGGCCTGCACGGTGCCCACATTATCAGTGCCATTGTGTTTTTACTGATTGTTTTAAATAAAGCTTTCCGCAACAAATTCAATCTGAACCAGATAGAAATGTGCACAACTTATTGGCATTTTTTGGGTGTTCTTTGGCTATATTTGTTTGTTTTCTTAACATTGCTGCGATAA